GGaagatctttttttcttttaccatATGATTTATTGAGAGGGCCAAGTTTACTGTTTAACAGGTTGAATTTCGGACTTTGTGCTCTTCAACATGGATACGCACGAGTCGTGTTTTTCCTGAGCTCTCCACCATGTGAGTTTCTATTCTACATTATGAGGGCGACTCTTATGCATCAAATTGTGTAGGACCACCATGCCCTTAAGATTTATCACATCTGGTGCTGTGTAATGCCAGAGATAGATGATCAGTACTGCACTAGAAGGGGGGTCATTCTGCATAACATTGCATCCAAGTATCTTCTATTTATTTTCTGAAATTTGTTGTGCTAGATAAAGTTCTTGACACGTGCATCAGAAAGtttcatattttattaatatttccTTCATCAGTTTTATGTTTATAAAGTTCTTTACAGATCTCATGCTTATTATCTGGCATTACATATTCTGAGTTTTTGGGCAGatattcaaataaaaatatttcttttggaATAGTTGATATCGGGCACTTCCCAAATGCTGCAGAGACGTTTGGAGTATCTCTGTGGGGTAAATTTCTattgtcatatttttgtgttgCATCCTGTTGGTGACACTTGATTCTATTAATTCCTTGCTTACAAAGTTACGGCTTTTGCTACTATTACATGTATTTTAGGTCCCTTTGACTTGGATATTGATACACAGGTCAGCTTCCAACTTATATATTATTTGACAATGCGGTGGAAGTTTCTCGATTTCCAGATTTCAATAGTCCCATGCCAACTATTACCAAGGTTTTTCCCATAACTGgttacttgttttttttttcttgacatGCGGCTTGATGATAATCAGTGATAAGTATATTTTGACATTTCCGCTCGTTCTCCAAAAGCTATGGGAACTTCTCTTTTTACATGTGACCTGACAATATTCTACATTGAATTTATACTACTATTATTAAGGAGCTTCATGATCATTAGAATTATGAGACTGGAATGCAATCCTCATTTCCCCTAACCTTGCATGTTCAGACTGAATGCAGTAGCAGGAGATAATAAGCTTTTTCATGCAATGGCACAAAAGAAGTGCAAGTCATGAAGTTAAACTTAGATGTTTCGTATAAGACAGAGGGGAAGAAAAGAaccaattattttctttgagaaGTATTTGGAAGTGTGCGAAATAGTTTAGAAGGAAATGAAAAGACTTCTGTGATTCAATATCAATGAAGTTATGGAGATTTCCCTTTCTTTTAATAGGGCAAACTTTTTATGTGGCTTTCATTTCGATTTCTTTCTTGAATTTTCAGCATTTTGATATCGTTAGTGAAGTCTTATGACAAGTTTTGTTGCTAAGGTTATGGATGAGCTTATTCTACATCTATTTCTGAAGTCTCCAAAAAGATGGTTAAGCATATGACTGTAGGCCATTGATCTGTTTTTCAGCTTTTACAGTGTTGCTATGCAAGTATTCCCTTGATAGTTGAAGGTGTTTGAGTCGAACTAGTGATGCTTATGTTTGTAGGATTACTTGTTGATGTCTTGTATACTTAGATTGGTCTGCAGTGTATTCACGAGCTATATAACGTCAATGGCCAGTTGAATTATATGCATGCTTTCATGTATACGTAATGTCTTTGGTCTAACAATGTGCAAAGCGCGAACATGCTGTTGTTGCTGTACTAGTAAAAATTAGATAAAGATTACTAGTTATCCATGTTCCCGAAAAACAATTAGATGACTGTTATGCTTAGAACCTCTGGTCTATTTAAAGTGACTGAGGGTTCACGAACTGTCATGCATCAATGCCGTTGATGAATGACGATGCGACATCTTTGGCTCATCATCTAGTCACCCTTAGTTAGATCTTGCTGAGGGGTTGTGAATAGTTGAATTACAAAAAGAATTTACGGTATATACTGAAATGGATGTGATTAAGTTTTCTATATTGAAATGCTTGGTGACATTGGATTTCTATGTTGAACTGATAAATGGTGACAATACAAGCTTAATTTTCTCGTACTAGTAGAATATCTGTAAATAAGTAACAACTTCTGTTAATACCTTGTTTAGAGTTGCCATCATATATACAACTCAAAATCCACAAAAGTCAGTCTGATGTTGAAAGAAGTCGATGCACTAGTAATTCTTTGGAGCAACGGAAATTAAGATCATTAATGGATCCAAGAAAGCAAGCATTTTAGAAGTTGATCTTATTTATTCTATTGGAGATAAGCAGTCAGTTTCATTTCTATTTCCCTTTCttgttttataattttaatatcAAATATGCTGATTGCACATTTTAAATATCATGGCCATATGTaacttaaaaattaatttttgtacCTTAATATTTTGCCCCTTAATATTTTGTTGAGTTGTAGTGGCAAAATATTACACAGTGTAGGCTATCTGCTGATTGACCAATGCGTACATCTTTCATTTGGGGTTTCTGAAGCTGTCAATAATTTCCAGTCGGATAATTACTAATAAAAgctttctttttgttgattGTGGTTGTGTCAAGTCATATTTTATCCATTTCTCATTAATAATCATTATGGAAAAGATGTCTCATGTAATCTGAAgtgttgactttttttttttggtaaattatTATCGCATGGGTTGTGAGTTTTAGTAGATTAAAGTTCAAAATGACAAGGAATTGTAGAAGTTTGACAGTTGTTCCTTGTGCCTTCTCCATTTGCAGAAACTTCTTTGCCAACATTTTGAGCTCGATAGGCGGCTCATTGAGTATGTATCAGGCTAGCACATCAATTTCTCTATTGATACTGAGACCATTTGTCGATATTGTTTTTGTCGATCTTGTTGCTCTCTTTCTGGTTTGTTATAAAAGAGTTGTGCAAATGGTACCACCACCACATTCACCAGGGAAGTCATGGAGGATTTGGACATCCTGTACCGTAATGAGCTCTACTAGCTTGTTCTTGTACTCAATAATACTTCATTTCCCTTTCTCTGTGATTCTCCtatcatttaatatttttaacaagTGCATGTTATGATCCTTAGTatgttttgaaattctttaaatGTGTGTCGCATTTGGAGATCTTGGTCCGGTCGACCATATCCACCGAAGCCTCGAATGGTTGCTAGAGATAAATACAAACAAGCACTAGAGAAATAATCTATCGTCGCTGGTCTCGCTTCacctttttatttcttctttgttAATAAATATCCAGGGCAAACGCGAGCTTCTTCTAATTCCTCTATTTTACAATATTGTACCTGATCTTAAAACCCTGACGGTGAATATGGGCAAGGTTCGTGGCTCGTATTAACTTTTTAACCCTTGAGAAGCCTGGAATGCGTTTACATGGAACCTTTTATTAGTTTTGCCGGACATCCATCCTGTAAGTCCCTGAGCAGCGACCAAAAATCAAAAgggtcaaaaagaaaaaagcttcTGATGGGCCCTACTGGATCGATTCGGGCCCAGCCCAAGCCTTGAGACATTACCCAGCATGGGCGGGCAGCGTGTCGGCGTAGTCTGATGTGGTGTGGGCCTGCAGTTGCAAAGAAGATGAAGCCCGCTGCACCCGCTTCGTGTTCGTTAACTGGTCCTTTGTTTAGCTTGTCTTTCAGTAttatgagaacaaacaaaagctAGGGCACCTATCTTTTTAATGTTTGGATCGACGGCGACCTCTTTTTAAAACTAAACTAAGATGTTTCCTTGTTTGATGCTCTAGTTTAAGATGTTATAATGTCTTTGGCTTGCTTAGTATAATCAGGCTTGTTATCGGCTGCTAAGACCCATCTGTTACATGATAAATATGTGAACGCCGTTTCCCTATACTGTTTTGGGTGATTTTATGCTCACCAATGTTTGCATATATCCTTTTCAGCTCACCAACTTGCACGGAACATAACGACAATAAAAGAACATCACCCTCATTTTGACGACATGTAACTCACCTTCTCAGTGGACGACATCACCTGAGTAGGAAACAAAGGCCAAATAAGTATCCAAAGCAAACGACAGAAAactaagagaagaagaagagaaaatacgaaaaaaaagcaaataataaaaggaaaggaagaagaatataGAAAATGCATTATGCATCATATAAAATTGCTGAAAAATCTCATATAAAGTGGTTTACCAGTGGGTTTAATCATTTTTCAAGAGTTTTTCTGATTCCTTGTGTTTATAACATTTCCCCCATATTATCTCATCTCAGGAAAGCTATTTCACTTTAGTTTCCCTTTTCTACCAAAGTGaacttttttctgaaaaatgcgACCAACGTCACGTTTGTGGCCAGGACATAGATGTTACATGTCCTGCATGAAATCATGCCGGCTTTTCCCATAGCTACCATAACTCGGTCCCTAATCTTACACCATGCCTTTCAAAGCGAATTCTAATTTCCAGCTCACATTCTGAGGCTTTCACGTTGGATCCACCCACTGCCTAAAGAATTTAACAATGTCATCGCTGTGTCTGATGCATCTTTGTGGCTTAGATTTCGGGTGTTATAGGCGACGGCtgttactttttttttgtttttttttgaaaaaagaatgCTGTTCACATGGATGCATGTATGGCATCCCAGAGAAAAACTAGGAGCATGTCTCGAATTACAGAGACATACATGAACGGTGCTTGTCAGTTGCTTCTCAAACAAAGAAAGAGGGGGGAAAAGTTAAAGAAGGAATGACATCTTTTCATTTGTTCAACTTAACAGCTCTtctgaaaaccaaaaaaaagagcGGATGAGAGGTTTTGGAGAGAGGAGATAAAGGTGGCAGAAAGAGCCTTTTGCATGGTCTCCGAGGGCTTTTGATGCATTCCATGGCCCTGTGGTTCCCAAGATGAAATACTCTTCAAAGTTAACGCCAACAAAAAACGGAAGCTAGCGGTCCTCACCAAGGTCTCATTTTCTTTACCACCCAACTTTGGTTTGGAATCTTCCTTCATAAAAACTCCTTCGGTTACAGGTTACAAGTGACAAGACATAATCAGGTCTTTTATAACCACCATCATTGCAAGCAAAGTAATGATGAAAGGGAAGCAGACAGCATCATCAAAGACGCAGGAGAAGTGGGTCACAAGCAAGGATGAGCTCTGGCCTGGTCTGGTTGGAGAGGCGAACCCACTTAAAtttaagcatatatatatatatatatatatatatatagatagataaaaGGACAGTTTGCACTCTGAAC
This is a stretch of genomic DNA from Phoenix dactylifera cultivar Barhee BC4 chromosome 9, palm_55x_up_171113_PBpolish2nd_filt_p, whole genome shotgun sequence. It encodes these proteins:
- the LOC103710243 gene encoding thioredoxin-related transmembrane protein 2 homolog isoform X5: MEPAKTATANGKNRNHPFPWLNLLVTEPFYLLHFLAFFSYFVVRSSVPQTISSDLSHLLLRREMQAILTFLVLVSVKMVKEETWEAFIADTLFYAKGFLFAVALVINYHLAFCYLLGFIVIYVVCQQPPYDGLGDSSQLTPLQLESLLTEGKTSRFWLVEFRTLCSSTWIRTSRVFPELSTIYSNKNISFGIVDIGHFPNAAETFGVSLWGPFDLDIDTQVSFQLIYYLTMRWKFLDFQISIVPCQLLPRNFFANILSSIGGSLSMYQASTSISLLILRPFVDIVFVDLVALFLVCYKRVVQMVPPPHSPGKSWRIWTSCTVMSSTSLFLYSIILHFPFSVILLSFNIFNKCML